In the genome of Paenibacillus sp. FSL R5-0766, one region contains:
- a CDS encoding amino acid adenylation domain-containing protein, with amino-acid sequence MNLLQRRNVKLYHQDGKIKMIGPREEINADLKSQIKEHKQALIQFLVHQEEVWNAPIPKAQESTNEMYPLSRAQKRMYILHQMDDQGIAYNIPMAVKLTGHLELDLLEEAIGRVMERHEAFRTSFVDDRGEPAQKIHPKIRFKLDFSERNDLDILVKIKQFIRPFDLTQAPLLRAELVRLDQDQHVLLMDMHHIVSDGMSFALFLNELAELYSGKPLTPVSIQYKDYVAWEKTKERSGDLKKQETYWLDTLSGELPQLQMPLDYARPPEQNYAGQRLVTELDQALTRNLQRLADEHDVTMYMMLLSAYAVLLSKYTGQKDIIVGTPIAGRSHDHLKSVIGLFTNTIATRHNIDPEQTFVAFLNQVRRHTLSAYENQDYPFDELIEKLNLPMDRSRHTLFDTMFDLQHAEDYVFQLGQLQAEMCEFDLPVSKFDLSLTVIHYGSHMKLDLQYASELFAKNSMERFLSHLMNVLNEIALNVTQKVSQLRMLSSQEEDQVLVQFNSKRVDSYQGTLNDWFEERAASTPERIAVVHGEKSMSYKHLNERVNKLARLLRMRGVKPNSIIGVMVERSLDMIVGILAVLKAGAAYLPIDPELPDDRVSYMLRDSGAVLLLNGCPLRDKLHVTSELAMDNPEIEHMEPGNPERVNHQGDLAYVIYTSGSTGAPKGVMTTHGNVLNYISTFLDRVPLTEEDAVLQVVSFSFDAFTEEVFPLLAVSGRIVLSDKLNETHVDDLVMQIEKENITVLSCSPLLLNELDKNRHLRPHANMKFISGGDVLKYEYIRNMVGSAQVYNSYGPTEATVCATYYRVMPQDEGRVSIPIGSPLGNYEVFILDEHQQPVPIGVAGELYIGGAGVAKGYLNLAELTQSRFVDHLLASGNKMYRTGDMGRWLPDGNIEFLGRNDEQIKIRGYRVEIREVEHHLADHPDVSDAVVITQKDQQGQLCLCAYIVWNSPEHGHGFDELKTHARERLPAYMIPSWFMSLEQIPRTLNGKADLNVLPHPDVDSMTNTTYVAPSNELECILASIWEEILELRPIGVDHSFFELGGQSLRAFAMMSAIQRKLELRITLKDIFNMPTIRQLAAWLLTVETQRTCPIQKANEKPYYPLSAAQRRLYILDRVQQTGLMYNMPLIIRLSKEAEQVRMEQTLLEMIHRHEGLRTSFTEIDGEPVQRIHAQVNFNLLVGNGLQKDFDPFIHSFIQPFDLEKAPLFRAALWRTETSQYLCLDMHHLISDAVSMDNLIQEIGQIYEHKQLAPLTLQYKDYAEWSLAPEQQEQRQEHQQYWTDMLKGELPVLNLPLDFSRPAIQSHEGNRLQFAVDSELTQKLRLLAAENGVTLFVLLLTAYTILLARYTSQDDIIIGTTVAGREHPELEDMVGMFVNTLALRFYPEPDMSLQQLLHHIKDTTLEGFAHQDYPFDELVSKLEVNRDASRSALFDTLFTLQAEQTTGMDANDLLVEYYPFSHPTAKFDLSVTALETAEGIEMFYGYASRLFKEETIEKLAGHYNEILKEIVKDTQRTIGEINLVTEKERELLLYQFNNNVRDYAQRKSVPEQIADHAIHFPNKVAVVYDGQQLTYSELNERATDVAEALLDLGLHKEMPVGIMMDRSLEMMVGLLGILKSGGAYMPLDPAFPEERIRYMLEDSGASVVVTQAHLLSQVNRVGVSCETLVVDDHCSPIQSIREKGGRLARHGVSKIKHDEHDLAYIIYTSGSTGLPKGVLIEHGSFANFCYGFIEAQQITERDRAANYLQITFDGSIIDIFPTLVVGAELHIIPSQLRLDMSRLNAYLNAHSITLITLPPKVCEVFIHQPNTSLRLLIAGGEQLKLSFLPDYPLINAYGPTENTVATTYQRVDQVHGNIPIGKPLPNIWTYVMNSDHQLCPVGVAGELYIAGNSVARGYLNNPDMTSEKFVDNPHEPGSKMYRTGDLVRWLPGGNLQFMGRTDQQVKIRGYRIELGEIEQQLLKHPAIRETAVLAHQDPQGNGALCAYVVAEGETVWTAATVRDWLEAELPDYMIPAYVVQLDQLPLTSHGKLDRKALPEPDHHLPAGPETEAPRSEVERILVEVWRDVLNMEELGINHQFFVSGGDSIKALQIGSRLARAGLRMEVRDLFAYPKIRDLSPYVKWDQRERQSQEPVEGEVQLTPIQQWFFANNTTERNHFTQSFMLHRATGFKPDVLEQVLDRLLEHHDALRMRYELQPDGSIRQFNRPVHTGERMYTLHRFDIRDWNESERQVYEAATRVQQACNLEEGKLVQVGWFEAEDGDHLLLAIHHLVVDGVSWRILLEDLEVLYQQAERGEALDVGEKTDSYQRFAEAVQDYAKSPHAAKERAYWGRLAAEGAGLNLGEREEAAEPDRFADSHTLQSTLSAEVTQQLLRESNRAYQTEINDLLLSALYLAVRKLTGELKLKVNLEGHGREDVLEGIDLSRTVGWFTTLYPVLLEGEAEDELSTTIKRVKEGLRKVPHKGFSYGALKYVAQIPELQAEKKAPILFNYLGEIGASANSGWVHASHFKPGESMGEHIARMNPIELNVAIYNGSLALSTTYTKSAFSEEMILNLNHYYIEAIEQVINHCISKEHTEKTSTDYGFSDLSLEDLEDLLSEYELIED; translated from the coding sequence ATGAATCTTTTACAGAGAAGAAATGTGAAATTGTACCATCAAGACGGGAAAATCAAAATGATTGGACCGCGTGAGGAAATCAATGCTGATCTTAAATCACAGATTAAAGAACACAAACAGGCTCTAATTCAGTTTCTGGTCCATCAGGAAGAAGTATGGAATGCGCCTATTCCAAAGGCTCAAGAATCGACCAACGAGATGTACCCCCTGTCCAGAGCTCAGAAAAGAATGTATATTCTGCATCAAATGGACGATCAGGGAATTGCTTATAACATTCCAATGGCGGTGAAGCTGACGGGTCATCTCGAACTGGATTTACTTGAAGAAGCGATTGGGCGCGTGATGGAGAGACATGAAGCATTTCGAACGTCATTTGTGGATGATCGGGGTGAGCCTGCTCAGAAGATTCACCCTAAAATTCGGTTTAAGCTTGATTTCAGTGAACGGAATGATTTAGATATTTTGGTCAAGATCAAACAATTTATTCGACCTTTTGATCTAACGCAGGCTCCGCTGCTGCGGGCGGAACTGGTTCGCTTGGATCAAGATCAGCATGTACTGCTCATGGATATGCATCATATTGTATCCGATGGGATGTCATTTGCGTTGTTTTTGAATGAACTGGCTGAACTATACAGTGGAAAACCGTTGACACCTGTTTCCATCCAGTACAAGGACTATGTAGCATGGGAGAAAACCAAAGAACGTTCAGGTGATCTGAAGAAGCAGGAGACCTATTGGCTGGATACGCTGAGTGGGGAACTGCCACAACTTCAAATGCCTCTGGATTATGCTCGCCCCCCAGAGCAAAATTACGCCGGTCAACGATTGGTTACCGAATTGGATCAGGCATTAACGAGAAATTTGCAGCGGCTTGCCGATGAGCATGACGTAACGATGTACATGATGCTTTTATCAGCCTACGCAGTCCTTTTATCTAAATATACTGGACAGAAAGACATTATCGTGGGTACCCCGATCGCAGGCAGGTCGCATGATCATCTCAAATCAGTAATCGGTTTGTTCACCAATACAATAGCAACAAGACATAACATCGACCCGGAGCAGACATTCGTCGCGTTTTTGAATCAGGTGAGAAGGCATACCTTATCTGCATATGAGAATCAGGATTATCCTTTTGATGAACTGATTGAAAAACTGAACTTACCTATGGATCGGAGCAGACACACACTGTTTGATACAATGTTTGATTTGCAGCACGCCGAGGATTATGTGTTCCAACTTGGTCAGCTTCAAGCGGAAATGTGTGAATTCGATCTACCGGTCTCCAAATTTGATCTCAGTCTCACCGTAATTCATTACGGAAGTCACATGAAACTGGATCTGCAGTATGCTTCCGAATTGTTTGCCAAAAATAGCATGGAACGTTTTTTAAGTCACTTGATGAATGTATTGAATGAGATTGCGTTGAACGTCACGCAAAAGGTAAGTCAGCTTCGCATGTTGTCCAGTCAGGAAGAGGATCAGGTGCTGGTTCAGTTTAACAGCAAGCGAGTGGATTCGTACCAGGGTACCTTAAATGATTGGTTTGAAGAACGCGCTGCATCTACACCTGAACGGATCGCAGTAGTCCACGGGGAAAAATCCATGTCGTATAAGCATCTTAATGAACGAGTAAACAAGCTGGCACGCCTGCTTCGAATGAGAGGGGTAAAGCCCAATTCGATCATCGGTGTTATGGTGGAGCGATCCTTGGACATGATTGTTGGAATACTGGCAGTTCTCAAGGCAGGGGCTGCTTATCTGCCCATTGATCCTGAATTGCCTGATGACCGGGTATCATACATGCTCAGGGATAGCGGGGCTGTGTTGCTTTTGAACGGGTGTCCTTTGAGAGACAAGCTCCACGTCACATCCGAGCTGGCGATGGACAATCCGGAGATTGAACATATGGAGCCAGGCAACCCGGAACGAGTGAATCACCAAGGTGATTTGGCCTACGTGATCTATACTTCAGGTTCGACAGGTGCGCCGAAGGGAGTTATGACGACTCATGGAAATGTATTGAACTATATCTCTACATTTTTGGACAGAGTACCGCTAACAGAGGAGGATGCGGTTCTTCAGGTGGTGTCCTTTTCTTTCGATGCGTTCACTGAGGAAGTATTTCCGTTGCTGGCTGTATCCGGGCGTATTGTCCTGAGTGACAAGTTAAACGAAACGCATGTGGATGACCTGGTTATGCAGATTGAAAAAGAGAACATCACTGTCTTAAGCTGTTCCCCGCTCCTTCTAAACGAGTTGGACAAAAACAGGCATCTGCGTCCACATGCCAACATGAAATTTATCAGTGGCGGGGATGTCCTGAAATACGAATATATCCGGAATATGGTCGGTTCGGCTCAGGTGTACAATTCATATGGACCTACCGAAGCAACGGTATGTGCTACATATTATCGTGTGATGCCACAGGACGAAGGAAGAGTATCAATTCCCATTGGCAGTCCTCTTGGTAACTATGAGGTGTTTATACTTGATGAACATCAACAACCCGTTCCGATTGGTGTAGCAGGGGAATTATATATCGGCGGAGCAGGGGTCGCTAAGGGATATCTCAACCTTGCCGAGCTCACACAATCCCGTTTTGTAGATCATCTGCTTGCATCGGGGAACAAAATGTACCGTACCGGGGATATGGGGAGATGGCTTCCGGATGGAAATATCGAGTTTCTTGGAAGAAATGATGAACAGATTAAAATCAGAGGATATCGCGTTGAAATTCGGGAAGTGGAGCATCATCTGGCAGATCATCCCGATGTAAGCGACGCTGTGGTTATAACTCAAAAAGACCAACAGGGTCAGCTCTGCCTATGCGCGTATATTGTCTGGAATTCGCCAGAACATGGGCATGGCTTTGATGAACTGAAAACACATGCGAGAGAACGATTGCCAGCTTACATGATTCCTTCATGGTTTATGAGCTTGGAGCAAATTCCGCGTACCCTCAATGGTAAAGCAGACCTTAACGTTTTGCCCCATCCCGATGTGGACAGCATGACCAATACGACGTATGTGGCCCCAAGCAATGAGCTGGAATGTATATTGGCATCCATCTGGGAAGAGATATTGGAACTTCGGCCGATTGGTGTAGATCATAGCTTTTTTGAACTGGGTGGTCAGTCTTTGAGAGCATTTGCGATGATGTCAGCCATTCAGAGAAAGTTAGAGCTTCGGATTACACTCAAGGATATCTTTAACATGCCTACAATCAGGCAGCTGGCTGCATGGCTTCTAACAGTGGAGACACAGCGCACTTGCCCAATCCAAAAGGCAAACGAAAAGCCGTATTATCCATTGTCCGCAGCACAGCGCAGACTTTACATTCTGGATCGGGTGCAGCAAACGGGTTTGATGTATAACATGCCACTTATTATCCGTTTGTCCAAAGAAGCTGAACAGGTACGAATGGAGCAGACATTGCTTGAAATGATTCATAGACATGAAGGGCTGAGAACTTCTTTTACAGAAATCGATGGTGAGCCCGTGCAGCGTATTCATGCCCAAGTGAACTTCAATCTTCTTGTAGGTAACGGGTTGCAAAAGGATTTCGATCCGTTCATACATTCATTTATCCAACCCTTTGATCTGGAGAAAGCCCCTTTGTTCAGAGCTGCATTATGGCGAACAGAGACCAGCCAATATTTATGTCTTGATATGCATCATTTGATTTCAGACGCGGTGTCCATGGATAACCTTATCCAGGAAATAGGGCAAATCTATGAACATAAACAATTGGCACCATTAACCCTTCAATATAAAGATTATGCTGAATGGTCTCTGGCCCCGGAACAACAAGAACAAAGGCAAGAGCACCAGCAATACTGGACAGACATGCTTAAAGGTGAATTGCCCGTGTTAAATTTGCCGCTCGATTTCTCACGACCTGCGATTCAGAGTCATGAAGGAAACCGGCTTCAATTTGCAGTGGATTCCGAACTGACACAAAAACTGCGTTTGCTGGCTGCCGAAAACGGTGTAACGCTGTTTGTTTTGCTGTTAACCGCATATACGATACTTCTTGCCAGGTACACTTCCCAGGATGACATCATTATAGGGACTACGGTGGCAGGACGAGAGCATCCGGAATTGGAAGATATGGTGGGTATGTTTGTTAATACGCTGGCATTACGCTTCTATCCTGAACCCGATATGTCCTTGCAGCAGTTGCTTCATCATATTAAGGATACTACGCTTGAGGGCTTTGCCCATCAGGACTATCCGTTTGATGAACTGGTAAGCAAACTTGAAGTGAACAGGGATGCAAGCCGGAGTGCGCTATTCGATACACTGTTTACTCTTCAGGCTGAGCAGACAACGGGAATGGACGCTAATGATTTGCTGGTTGAATACTATCCGTTCAGTCATCCCACAGCCAAGTTTGATCTGAGCGTAACCGCGTTGGAGACAGCGGAGGGTATAGAGATGTTTTACGGGTATGCCTCCAGGCTGTTCAAAGAAGAGACCATTGAGAAACTGGCCGGGCATTATAACGAAATTTTGAAAGAGATTGTAAAAGATACTCAACGCACCATTGGTGAGATCAACCTGGTGACGGAAAAGGAAAGGGAGCTGCTGCTGTACCAGTTCAACAACAATGTTCGGGACTACGCCCAACGAAAGTCCGTTCCGGAACAGATTGCAGACCATGCAATTCATTTTCCCAATAAAGTAGCTGTTGTATATGACGGGCAACAACTAACCTATAGCGAACTGAATGAACGGGCTACCGATGTTGCGGAAGCTCTGCTGGATCTTGGATTGCATAAAGAAATGCCTGTAGGCATTATGATGGATCGTTCATTGGAAATGATGGTTGGTTTACTCGGTATTCTCAAATCGGGTGGGGCATATATGCCTTTGGACCCTGCCTTTCCCGAGGAACGTATTCGCTACATGCTGGAGGATAGCGGTGCCAGCGTGGTTGTAACTCAAGCACACTTGTTATCCCAAGTGAACAGAGTCGGGGTTTCCTGTGAAACCTTGGTGGTTGACGATCATTGCTCCCCAATACAGAGCATTCGGGAGAAGGGTGGAAGATTGGCTCGGCATGGCGTGTCAAAAATAAAACATGATGAACATGATCTGGCCTATATCATCTATACCTCAGGCTCAACCGGATTGCCCAAAGGTGTATTGATTGAGCATGGATCATTCGCCAATTTCTGTTATGGCTTCATTGAAGCTCAGCAGATCACGGAACGAGATCGTGCAGCTAATTATTTGCAAATTACTTTTGATGGGTCTATTATCGATATTTTTCCGACATTGGTGGTGGGGGCCGAGCTGCACATCATCCCATCTCAGCTGCGCCTGGATATGTCACGGCTAAATGCATATTTGAATGCACACTCCATTACATTGATCACGTTGCCGCCTAAGGTGTGTGAAGTTTTTATCCATCAACCTAATACCTCATTGCGTTTGCTAATTGCTGGAGGAGAACAGCTGAAACTTTCGTTTCTTCCTGACTACCCGCTGATTAATGCATATGGGCCTACCGAGAACACAGTCGCTACCACCTACCAACGGGTAGATCAGGTTCACGGCAATATACCGATCGGCAAGCCGCTCCCCAACATTTGGACGTACGTGATGAATAGTGATCATCAACTATGTCCAGTTGGTGTAGCAGGAGAGTTATACATTGCCGGCAACAGTGTAGCCCGGGGCTACCTTAATAATCCGGACATGACTTCGGAGAAATTTGTGGACAACCCGCATGAACCTGGCAGCAAAATGTACCGGACAGGTGATCTGGTACGCTGGCTGCCTGGTGGCAACCTGCAATTTATGGGGCGTACCGATCAACAGGTGAAAATCCGTGGATACCGGATTGAGCTTGGCGAGATCGAGCAACAACTGCTGAAACATCCGGCCATCCGGGAAACAGCGGTTCTGGCTCATCAGGACCCGCAGGGAAATGGGGCACTGTGCGCCTATGTTGTAGCCGAAGGTGAAACAGTGTGGACAGCTGCTACTGTTCGGGATTGGCTGGAAGCGGAACTGCCGGATTATATGATCCCGGCCTATGTGGTGCAACTGGATCAGCTGCCGTTGACGTCCCATGGCAAGCTGGACCGTAAGGCGTTGCCGGAGCCGGACCACCACCTGCCTGCCGGGCCGGAGACGGAAGCACCGCGTAGCGAGGTGGAGCGCATACTGGTGGAAGTTTGGCGTGATGTGCTGAACATGGAGGAGCTGGGCATCAATCACCAGTTCTTTGTCTCCGGGGGAGACTCCATCAAGGCACTCCAGATCGGATCACGTCTGGCCCGAGCGGGACTGCGGATGGAGGTTCGGGATTTGTTTGCCTATCCAAAGATTCGGGATCTCTCCCCGTATGTGAAATGGGATCAACGTGAGCGCCAGAGCCAGGAGCCTGTGGAAGGAGAAGTGCAGCTGACCCCGATTCAGCAGTGGTTTTTTGCGAACAACACGACGGAACGAAATCACTTCACGCAGTCCTTCATGCTGCATCGGGCGACCGGGTTCAAGCCGGACGTGCTGGAACAGGTGCTGGATCGGTTGCTGGAGCATCATGATGCGCTGCGCATGAGATATGAGCTACAACCAGATGGGAGTATCCGCCAATTCAACCGTCCGGTTCACACTGGAGAGCGGATGTATACCTTGCACCGATTTGATATACGGGACTGGAATGAATCGGAGCGTCAGGTCTATGAGGCGGCTACCCGGGTGCAGCAGGCATGTAACCTGGAAGAGGGCAAGCTGGTGCAGGTCGGGTGGTTTGAAGCCGAGGACGGAGACCATCTGTTGCTGGCGATTCATCACCTGGTCGTGGACGGGGTGTCCTGGCGAATCCTGCTGGAAGACCTGGAAGTGCTGTATCAGCAAGCGGAGCGGGGAGAAGCGCTGGATGTGGGCGAGAAGACTGACTCTTACCAGCGTTTCGCAGAAGCCGTGCAGGATTACGCGAAGAGCCCGCATGCCGCCAAGGAGCGAGCCTACTGGGGTAGACTTGCAGCGGAAGGGGCTGGACTGAACCTGGGAGAGCGAGAGGAAGCGGCGGAACCGGATCGATTTGCGGACAGCCATACCCTGCAAAGCACCCTGAGTGCGGAAGTCACCCAACAGTTGCTGCGGGAGAGCAATCGGGCCTACCAGACGGAGATCAATGATCTGTTACTCAGTGCGCTGTACCTTGCGGTGCGTAAGCTGACGGGTGAGCTGAAGCTGAAGGTGAACCTGGAAGGCCATGGCCGGGAGGATGTGCTGGAGGGTATCGATCTCAGCCGCACCGTGGGCTGGTTTACGACCCTGTACCCGGTTCTGTTGGAGGGAGAAGCGGAGGACGAACTTTCGACCACCATCAAACGGGTGAAAGAGGGATTAAGGAAGGTACCGCATAAAGGCTTTAGCTATGGAGCGCTGAAATATGTGGCCCAGATACCGGAGTTACAGGCGGAGAAGAAGGCTCCAATTCTATTTAACTATTTGGGAGAGATCGGAGCATCCGCAAATTCCGGGTGGGTTCATGCTTCGCATTTTAAACCGGGAGAAAGCATGGGCGAGCACATTGCACGCATGAACCCGATTGAGCTGAATGTAGCCATCTATAACGGAAGCCTGGCCCTTAGCACAACCTATACCAAGTCTGCGTTTTCAGAAGAAATGATTCTTAATTTAAACCATTATTATATCGAAGCAATTGAACAAGTGATTAATCACTGTATCAGCAAAGAACATACGGAGAAGACATCTACCGACTATGGATTTAGTGACTTGTCATTAGAGGATCTTGAAGATTTATTAAGCGAATATGAGCTGATTGAGGATTAA